Proteins from a genomic interval of Lycium ferocissimum isolate CSIRO_LF1 chromosome 2, AGI_CSIRO_Lferr_CH_V1, whole genome shotgun sequence:
- the LOC132046414 gene encoding 3-dehydroquinate synthase, chloroplastic, translated as MASSFCPKQALSFTSSAHQLHQSKAIPRDIHVRFPATGSLPCSKCVLKSKATRLKVLATSATKVMDKSPSNVEPTVVEVDLGNRSYPIYIGSGLLDQPDLLQRHIHGKRVLVVTNTTVAPLYLDKTIRALTDGNPNVTVESVILPDGEQFKNMETLMKVFDKAIESRLDRRCTFVALGGGVIGDMCGYAAASYLRGVNFIQIPTTVMAQVDSSVGGKTGINHPLGKNMIGAFYQPQCVLVDTETLNTLPDRELASGLAEVIKYGLIRDAEFFEWQEQNMPLLLARDPAAFTYAIKRSCENKADVVSQDEKESGLRATLNLGHTFGHAVETGFGYGQWLHGEAVAAGTVMAVDMSCRLGWIDDSLVERVHKILQQAKLPTSPPETMTVEMFKSIMAVDKKVADGKLRLILLKGPLGNCVFTGEYDQKALDETLRAFSKS; from the exons ATGGCGTCGTCTTTCTGTCCAAAACAGGCTTTATCTTTCACCAGTTCCGcccaccaactccaccaatCCAAAGCAATTCCACGTGACATCCACGTGCGTTTCCCTGCTACCGGCTCTTTACCTTGTTCCAAGTGTGTGTTGAAGTCGAAAGCCACACGATTGAAGGTGTTGGCAACTTCTGCGACGAAAGTGATGGATAAGTCCCCGAGTAATGTGGAACCCACAGTTGTTGAAGTGGATCTGGGTAATCGGAGCTACCCCATTTATATTGGGTCTGGGCTTCTTGATCAACCTGACCTCCTTCAAAG ACATATTCATGGGAAGAGAGTCCTTGTAGTTACTAACACTACAGTTGCTCCTCTATATCTCGATAAAACTATACGCGCTTTGACGGATGGAAACCCTAATGTTACTGTAGAAAGTGTCATTTTGCCAGATGGTGAGCAATTTAAAAACATG GAAACTCTTATGAAAGTCTTTGATAAAGCCATTGAATCAAGGCTGGACCGTCGTTGTACATTCGTCGCCCTCGGTGGTGGAGTCATAGGTGACATGTGTGGATATGCCGCCGCTTCCTACCTCCGTGGAGTTAATTTTATTCAGATTCCTACCACTGTTATGGCACAG GTAGATTCTTCTGTTGGAGGCAAAACTGGAATAAACCATCCGCTTGGTAAAAATATGATTGGAGCATTCTACCAACCGCAGTGTGTGCTTGTAGACACGGAAACCTTGAATACTTTACCAGATAGAGAATTAGCATCTGGCCTTGCAGAGGTGATAAAATATGGACTTATTAGAGACGCTGAGTTTTTTGAGTGGCAAGAACAGAATATGCCATTATTATTAGCAAG GGACCCCGCTGCGTTTACCTATGCTATCAAGCGTTCCTGTGAAAACAAAGCAGATGTTGTTTCtcaagatgagaaagaaagcgGACTGAGGGCAACTTTGAACTTGGGTCATACCTTTGGTCAT GCAGTTGAGACTGGCTTTGGCTATGGGCAGTGGCTTCATGGAGAAGCAGTTGCTGCTGGCACG GTCATGGCTGTTGACATGTCATGCCGCCTTGGTTGGATTGATGATTCACTGGTAGAGAGGGTGCACAAGATCTTACAACAGGCAAAGTTGCCGACTTCACCTCCAGAGACTATGACTGTGGAAATGTTCAAGTCTATCATGGCT GTTGATAAAAAAGTGGCAGATGGGAAGCTAAGACTGATACTTCTAAAAGGTCCACTAGGTAACTGTGTCTTTACAGGTGAATATGACCAGAAGGCCCTCGACGAAACACTGCGTGCATTTTCCAAATCTTAA
- the LOC132046417 gene encoding cell cycle checkpoint protein RAD17 isoform X1, which yields MKKSKRNAAIVVLSSDDDDDEDLSLKSNFTHPKSKSVSVPRKNPKRVKTVSLSASCPRSSKQASVFDEMKRFCEEFDDDFTGIKVSAGLGSNNDMWVDKHKPHFLEELAVHKKKVEEVKTWFEERLKAVMDDHNNVLLVAGPSGVGKTATIHAIASHLGVTIFEWTTPTPTIWSEHLHNSNSGLQYRSKLDEFEGFVERVRKYGLASPTLKGSHASVILLIDDLPLVNGRAAYGRLQRCLKLLVQLVRIPTAIVITNYDKDDSADFSTGCWEELLLSLHSAGACKVNFNPVTVNSVKKTLTTICRKEKREFGADTIELIAKASGGDIRHAITSLQYLCLKPHRRPILPSKERLDNASYLDDVFCLPFGKDENLSLFHALGKFLHNKRESEHTTASDRDAFLLKEKFVRFPLKMDAPEVVLCQAHGQARTLSDFLHENVLDFLSEEAIDDAWLVASYLSDADFLLSSLNGHLSRDYGAENIIQSAAASVAARGVLFGNAHPVSSRWHAIRRPKLWEAEQSSRRNKCQMLSQRGDLYNSLTISDQIVMATEFRPVLKWLGYRASESFQADNMVEDDSDSTCLHENKLDISDDEIEDC from the exons ATGAAGAAATCCAAGAGGAATGCAGCCATTGTAGTGTTGTCAtcagatgatgatgatgatgaagactTGTCATTGAAGTCCAACTTCACCCACCCCAAATCAAAATCGGTATCTGTTCCAAGGAAGAACCCTAAAAGGGTTAAAACGGTGTCACTTTCGGCCTCATGTCCCCGTTCATCTAAACAGGCTAGTGTCTTCGATGAG ATGAAACGGTTTTGTGAGGAGTTTGATGACGATTTCACAGGCATCAAGGTATCTGCTG GTCTTGGAAGCAACAATGACATGTGGGTTGACAAACATAAGCCTCATTTCCTGGAAGAGCTTGCAGTTCACAAGAAGAAG GTCGAAGAAGTGAAAACATGGTTTGAAGAGAGACTAAAAGCTGTAATG GATGATCATAATAATGTTCTTCTTGTTGCTGGACCTTCTGGTGTTGGAAAAACT GCTACTATCCATGCTATTGCTTCGCATCTTGGTGTCACAATATTCGAATGGACTACGCCTACTCCAACAATTTGGTCAGAACATTTGCATAATTCTAATTCAG GGTTACAATACAGGTCAAAACTAGATGAGTTTGAAGGTTTTGTTGAAAGGGTGAGAAAGTATGGATTGGCTTCTCCAACCTTGAAGGGATCGCATGCTTCGGTCATACTCTTAATTGACGATCTTCCTTTGGTAAATGGAAGAGCTGCATATGGAAGGCTTCAAAGGTGTTTGAAGCTTCTTGTGCAGTTAGTCCGCATTCCAACAGCCATAGTGATCACCAACTATGACAAGGATGACTCTGCAGACTTTAGCACAGGCTGCTGGGAAGAACTCCTTTTATCTCTGCATAGTGCTGGTGCTTGTAAG GTCAACTTCAACCCTGTCACTGTCAATTCAGTCAAGAAAACACTTACAACTATATGCAGAAAGGAGAAGCGTGAATTTGGTGCTGATACGATTGAGCTAATAGCGAAAGCGAGTGGAGGTGATATCAGACATGCAATTACTTCTCTGCAGTATCTCTGTCTGAAACCACATAGAAGGCCTATTCTACCTTCAAAAGAAAGACTGGATAATGCTAGTTATTTGGATGATGTGTTTTGTTTGCCATTTGGAAAAGATGAAAATCTCTCTTTATTCCATGCATTAGGCAAATTTCTACACAACAAAAGAGAAAGTGAGCACACAACTGCATCAG ATAGAGACGCATTccttttgaaggaaaaatttgTGAGATTTCCTCTTAAAATGGATGCTCCAGAAGTTGTTCTTTGTCAAGCACATGGGCAAGCGAGGACTCTTTCTGATTTTCTGCATGAAAATG TTTTAGACTTCCTGAGTGAAGAAGCAATAGATGACGCGTGGCTTGTGGCATCATATTTAAGCGATGCGGATTTTCTTCTATCTTCACTTAATGGACATCTATCTAGAGACTATGGAGCTGAGAACATCATACAGTCAGCTGCTGCTTCAGTTGCTGCTAgaggagtattatttgggaatGCTCATCCAGTGTCTTCCAG GTGGCATGCTATTCGACGTCCAAAACTGTGGGAGGCTGAACAATCATCACGCCGCAATAAG TGTCAAATGCTGAGTCAGAGGGGTGATTTGTATAATAGCCTAACCATATCGGATCAGATAGTTATGGCAACCGAGTTTAGACCTGTCCTTAAATGGCTTGGATACAGAGCATCTGAAAGTTTCCAAGCAGACAACATGGTTGAAGATGACTCCGATAGCACCTGTTTGCATGAGAATAAGCTGGATATATCAGACGATGAGATAGAAGATTGCTAA
- the LOC132046417 gene encoding cell cycle checkpoint protein RAD17 isoform X2 yields MWVDKHKPHFLEELAVHKKKVEEVKTWFEERLKAVMDDHNNVLLVAGPSGVGKTATIHAIASHLGVTIFEWTTPTPTIWSEHLHNSNSGLQYRSKLDEFEGFVERVRKYGLASPTLKGSHASVILLIDDLPLVNGRAAYGRLQRCLKLLVQLVRIPTAIVITNYDKDDSADFSTGCWEELLLSLHSAGACKVNFNPVTVNSVKKTLTTICRKEKREFGADTIELIAKASGGDIRHAITSLQYLCLKPHRRPILPSKERLDNASYLDDVFCLPFGKDENLSLFHALGKFLHNKRESEHTTASDRDAFLLKEKFVRFPLKMDAPEVVLCQAHGQARTLSDFLHENVLDFLSEEAIDDAWLVASYLSDADFLLSSLNGHLSRDYGAENIIQSAAASVAARGVLFGNAHPVSSRWHAIRRPKLWEAEQSSRRNKCQMLSQRGDLYNSLTISDQIVMATEFRPVLKWLGYRASESFQADNMVEDDSDSTCLHENKLDISDDEIEDC; encoded by the exons ATGTGGGTTGACAAACATAAGCCTCATTTCCTGGAAGAGCTTGCAGTTCACAAGAAGAAG GTCGAAGAAGTGAAAACATGGTTTGAAGAGAGACTAAAAGCTGTAATG GATGATCATAATAATGTTCTTCTTGTTGCTGGACCTTCTGGTGTTGGAAAAACT GCTACTATCCATGCTATTGCTTCGCATCTTGGTGTCACAATATTCGAATGGACTACGCCTACTCCAACAATTTGGTCAGAACATTTGCATAATTCTAATTCAG GGTTACAATACAGGTCAAAACTAGATGAGTTTGAAGGTTTTGTTGAAAGGGTGAGAAAGTATGGATTGGCTTCTCCAACCTTGAAGGGATCGCATGCTTCGGTCATACTCTTAATTGACGATCTTCCTTTGGTAAATGGAAGAGCTGCATATGGAAGGCTTCAAAGGTGTTTGAAGCTTCTTGTGCAGTTAGTCCGCATTCCAACAGCCATAGTGATCACCAACTATGACAAGGATGACTCTGCAGACTTTAGCACAGGCTGCTGGGAAGAACTCCTTTTATCTCTGCATAGTGCTGGTGCTTGTAAG GTCAACTTCAACCCTGTCACTGTCAATTCAGTCAAGAAAACACTTACAACTATATGCAGAAAGGAGAAGCGTGAATTTGGTGCTGATACGATTGAGCTAATAGCGAAAGCGAGTGGAGGTGATATCAGACATGCAATTACTTCTCTGCAGTATCTCTGTCTGAAACCACATAGAAGGCCTATTCTACCTTCAAAAGAAAGACTGGATAATGCTAGTTATTTGGATGATGTGTTTTGTTTGCCATTTGGAAAAGATGAAAATCTCTCTTTATTCCATGCATTAGGCAAATTTCTACACAACAAAAGAGAAAGTGAGCACACAACTGCATCAG ATAGAGACGCATTccttttgaaggaaaaatttgTGAGATTTCCTCTTAAAATGGATGCTCCAGAAGTTGTTCTTTGTCAAGCACATGGGCAAGCGAGGACTCTTTCTGATTTTCTGCATGAAAATG TTTTAGACTTCCTGAGTGAAGAAGCAATAGATGACGCGTGGCTTGTGGCATCATATTTAAGCGATGCGGATTTTCTTCTATCTTCACTTAATGGACATCTATCTAGAGACTATGGAGCTGAGAACATCATACAGTCAGCTGCTGCTTCAGTTGCTGCTAgaggagtattatttgggaatGCTCATCCAGTGTCTTCCAG GTGGCATGCTATTCGACGTCCAAAACTGTGGGAGGCTGAACAATCATCACGCCGCAATAAG TGTCAAATGCTGAGTCAGAGGGGTGATTTGTATAATAGCCTAACCATATCGGATCAGATAGTTATGGCAACCGAGTTTAGACCTGTCCTTAAATGGCTTGGATACAGAGCATCTGAAAGTTTCCAAGCAGACAACATGGTTGAAGATGACTCCGATAGCACCTGTTTGCATGAGAATAAGCTGGATATATCAGACGATGAGATAGAAGATTGCTAA
- the LOC132046416 gene encoding protein ALTERED PHOSPHATE STARVATION RESPONSE 1 — MGCWYSRLEREELVSRCKARKRYMKQLVKSRQAFSASHSMYLRSLRNTGSALLQFATGETDLHPHNHHLPPLPPSPPRRLTTPPPPPPMSPTSWTTTSTTTSSALPPPPPPPPPPPPPAASNWDFWDPFVPPPSSSRSVTEEEWDETTVTSEVAATTTVGAASVAAPPSVVSQFSKETTTTSELAVVVSTKGKDLVEIIKELDEYFLNAADAGGQLSLLLEVPNCAFSEQRSADKLMSPFSWSFGGSSRWNGIGRFCDDPMNKAMNGANNAKASHCSTVERLYAWEKKLYLEVKHAETLKLEHEKKGAHARKLEMKRADYVKTEKAKKEVEKLESQMMVASQAIETTSAEIIKLRESELYPQLFELVKGLMYMWRSMYECHHVQTHIVQQLKYLNTVPSTYPTSELHRQSTLQLELELEQWHLSFCNLVKSHRDYIQSLTGWLRLSLFQLGNNPVHKTDQDNAVYSLCEEWHLAVNNAPDKVASEGINSLLTVIHAIVVQQSEELKQKKKSEMAFKELDKKSSELRSLESKYGPYSIPDSSSTRSKNPVTEKRAKVEAIRAKAEDEKAKYDKAVSVTRAMTLNNLQMGLPHVFQAVTGFANVWTHAFESVYNQAKNTDQVHEMKRILP, encoded by the exons ATGGGTTGCTGGTATTCAAGATTAGAGAGAGAAGAGTTAGTGTCAAGATGCAAAGCTCGAAAGAGGTACATGAAACAGTTAGTTAAATCAAGACAAGCTTTCTCTGCTTCACATTCCATGTACTTACGTTCACTTAGAAACACTGGTTCCGCTTTACTTCAGTTCGCTACCGGAGAAACCGATCTCCACCCACACAACCACCACTTACCACCACTTCCTCCGTCACCACCACGGCGTctcaccaccccacccccaccacccccaaTGAGCCCCACTTCCTGGACAACCACCTCAACCACCACTTCCTCTGCCCTACCACCACCACCTCCGCCGCCTCCACCACCGCCGCCTCCGGCGGCATCAAACTGGGATTTCTGGGACCCATTTGTGCCGCCACCGTCATCTTCAAGATCAGTTACGGAGGAAGAATGGGATGAGACGACTGTTACGTCTGAGGTGGCGGCTACCACCACGGTTGGGGCGGCGAGTGTGGCGGCGCCTCCGTCTGTGGTGAGTCAGTTTAGTAAAGAGACTACTACTACTAGTGAGCTGGCGGTGGTGGTGTCTACTAAAGGGAAAGACTTGGTGGAGATTATTAAAGAGCTTGATGAGTACTTTCTTAATGCTGCTGATGCTGGTGGACAACTCTCATTGCTTTTGGAAGTTCCTAATTGTGCTTTTTCTGAACAAAGATCTGCAG ATAAGTTGATGAGTCCATTTTCATGGTCGTTTGGTGGAAGTTCAAGATGGAATGGAATTGGCAGATTTTGTGATGATCCTATGAACAAAGCTATGAATGGGGCTAATAATGCTAAAGCTTCGCATTGTTCTACAGTGGAGAGATTATATGCTTGGGAGAAAAAACTCTATCTCGAGGTCAAG CATGCTGAAACATTAAAATTGGAGCATGAGAAAAAGGGAGCCCACGCGAGGAAGCTAGAGATGAAGAGGGCTGATTATGTGAAGACTGAGAAAGCTAAGAAGGAAGTGGAGAAGTTAGAATCACAAATGATGGTTGCTTCACAAGCTATTGAGACCACATCAGCTGAAATCATCAAATTAAGGGAGTCAGAGCTCTATCCACAACTCTTTGAACTGGTCAAAGG ATTGATGTACATGTGGAGAAGCATGTATGAGTGCCATCACGTTCAAACGCACATAGTTCAGCAGCTGAAGTATCTCAATACCGTGCCATCAACTTATCCTACCTCTGAGCTTCATcgacaatcaacactacaacttGAGCTTGAACTGGAACAATGGCACCTATCTTTTTGCAACCTAGTGAAATCTCACCGTGATTATATTCAGTCCCTTACTGGCTGGCTCCGTCTTAGCCTCTTCCAACTTGGCAACAATCCAGTACATAAGACTGACCAGGACAATGCAGTTTACTCCCTTTGTGAAGAGTGGCATCTTGCAGTTAACAATGCTCCAGACAAAGTAGCATCGGAAGGAATCAACAGTCTACTAACTGTTATCCATGCCATTGTGGTGCAGCAATCAGAAGAGCTCAAGCAAAAAAAGAAGTCGGAGATGGCATTTAAAGAGCTTGACAAGAAGTCTTCCGAGCTTCGGTCATTAGAGTCCAAGTATGGCCCATATTCTATACCTGATTCCTCTAGTACAAGAAGCAAGAACCCTGTAACCGAAAAACGAGCTAAGGTGGAGGCAATAAGAGCAAAAGCCGAGGATGAGAAGGCCAAGTATGACAAAGCGGTGAGTGTAACGAGGGCAATGACATTGAACAATCTACAAATGGGGTTGCCACATGTTTTTCAGGCTGTGACGGGTTTTGCCAATGTGTGGACACATGCATTTGAGTCGGTATATAATCAAGCAAAAAATACTGATCAGGTTCATGAAATGAAGAGGATTTTACCTTGA
- the LOC132046420 gene encoding L-ascorbate peroxidase 3-like isoform X2 → MKEIEKARRDLRALISSKNCAPIMLRLAWHDAGTYDATTKTGGPDGSIRNEVEIKHDANSGLKIAIDLCEEIKARHPKITYADLYQLAGVVAVEVTGGPTIDFVPGRKDSSSSPEEGRLPDAKQGPPHLRDVFYRMGLTDKDIVALSGGHTLGRAHPERSGFEGPWTKEPLKFDNSYFVELLKEDSEGLLKLPTDKALVEDPQFRPFVELYAKRLSSETMPSHTRNSQSLDSHNLHLASS, encoded by the exons ATGAAGGAAATAGAGAAGGCACGAAGAGATCTTCGAGCTCTTATCTCCAGCAAAAACTGTGCTCCTATTATGCTTCGTCTAGC GTGGCATGATGCAGGAACCTATGATGCTACAACAAAGACTGGAGGACCTGATGGATCAATAAGGAATGAGGTAGAGATAAAGCATGATGCTAACAGTGGTCTCAAAATCGCAATTGATCTTTGTG AAGAAATTAAGGCCAGACATCCTAAAATTACGTATGCTGACCTCTATCAG CTTGCTGGAGTTGTTGCTGTTGAGGTAACTGGAGGTCCTACCATTGATTTTGTCCCTGGTAGAAAG GATTCATCAAGCTCACCAGAAGAAGGGCGCCTTCCTGATGCCAAACAAG GTCCACCACACTTGAGGGACGTCTTTTACAGAATGGGACTCACTGACAAAGATATAGTCGCATTATCTGGAGGCCACACACTG GGAAGAGCACATCCAGAGAGATCTGGCTTTGAGGGCCCTTGGACTAAAGAGCCTTTGAAATTTGACAACTCATACTTTGT GGAGCTTCTCAAGGAGGATTCAGAAGGTCTCTTGAAACTTCCCACTGATAAAGCTTTGGTTGAAGATCCACAGTTCCGCCCTTTTGTGGAACTTTACGCAAAG AGGCTTTCTTCAGAGACTATGCCGAGTCACACAAGAAACTCTCAGAGCTTGGATTCACACAACCTTCATCTTGCTTCAAGTTAG
- the LOC132046420 gene encoding L-ascorbate peroxidase 3-like isoform X1, with the protein MKEIEKARRDLRALISSKNCAPIMLRLAWHDAGTYDATTKTGGPDGSIRNEVEIKHDANSGLKIAIDLCEEIKARHPKITYADLYQLAGVVAVEVTGGPTIDFVPGRKDSSSSPEEGRLPDAKQGPPHLRDVFYRMGLTDKDIVALSGGHTLGRAHPERSGFEGPWTKEPLKFDNSYFVELLKEDSEGLLKLPTDKALVEDPQFRPFVELYAKDEEAFFRDYAESHKKLSELGFTQPSSCFKLAVKNSTVLAQGAVGVAVAAAVVILGYYYEVNRRIK; encoded by the exons ATGAAGGAAATAGAGAAGGCACGAAGAGATCTTCGAGCTCTTATCTCCAGCAAAAACTGTGCTCCTATTATGCTTCGTCTAGC GTGGCATGATGCAGGAACCTATGATGCTACAACAAAGACTGGAGGACCTGATGGATCAATAAGGAATGAGGTAGAGATAAAGCATGATGCTAACAGTGGTCTCAAAATCGCAATTGATCTTTGTG AAGAAATTAAGGCCAGACATCCTAAAATTACGTATGCTGACCTCTATCAG CTTGCTGGAGTTGTTGCTGTTGAGGTAACTGGAGGTCCTACCATTGATTTTGTCCCTGGTAGAAAG GATTCATCAAGCTCACCAGAAGAAGGGCGCCTTCCTGATGCCAAACAAG GTCCACCACACTTGAGGGACGTCTTTTACAGAATGGGACTCACTGACAAAGATATAGTCGCATTATCTGGAGGCCACACACTG GGAAGAGCACATCCAGAGAGATCTGGCTTTGAGGGCCCTTGGACTAAAGAGCCTTTGAAATTTGACAACTCATACTTTGT GGAGCTTCTCAAGGAGGATTCAGAAGGTCTCTTGAAACTTCCCACTGATAAAGCTTTGGTTGAAGATCCACAGTTCCGCCCTTTTGTGGAACTTTACGCAAAG GACGAAGAGGCTTTCTTCAGAGACTATGCCGAGTCACACAAGAAACTCTCAGAGCTTGGATTCACACAACCTTCATCTTGCTTCAAGTTAGCAGTAAAGAACAGCACAGTGTTGGCACAAGGTGCTGTTGGAGTTGCCGTTGCAGCAGCTGTTGTAATATTGGGTTACTATTATGAAGTCAACAGGAGAATCAAGTAA
- the LOC132048271 gene encoding L-ascorbate peroxidase 3-like yields the protein MAGPVVDAEYIKEIEKARRDLRALISSKNCAPIMLRLAWHDAGTYDATTKTGGPDGSIRNEVEIKHDANSGLKIAIDLCEEIKARHPKITYADLYQLAGVVAVEVTGGPTIDFVPGRKDSSSSPEEGRLPDAKQGPPHLRDVFYRMGLTDKDIVALSGGHTLGRAHPERSGFEGPWTKEPLKFDNSYFVELLKEDSEGLLKLPTDKALVEDPQFRLFVELYAKDEEAFFRDYAESHKKLSELGFTPPSSCFKLPVKNSTVLAQGAIGVAVAAAVVILGYFYEVNRRIK from the exons ATGGCGGGACCAGTAGTGGATGCAGAGTATATCAAGGAAATAGAGAAGGCACGAAGAGATCTTCGAGCTCTTATCTCCAGCAAAAACTGTGCTCCTATTATGCTTCGTCTAGC GTGGCATGATGCAGGAACCTATGATGCTACAACAAAGACTGGAGGACCTGATGGATCAATAAGGAATGAGGTAGAGATAAAGCATGATGCTAACAGTGGTCTCAAAATCGCAATTGATCTTTGTG AAGAAATTAAGGCCAGACATCCTAAAATTACGTATGCTGACCTCTATCAG CTTGCTGGAGTTGTTGCTGTTGAGGTAACTGGAGGTCCTACCATTGATTTTGTCCCTGGTAGAAAG GATTCATCAAGCTCACCAGAAGAAGGGCGCCTTCCTGATGCCAAACAAG GTCCACCACATTTGAGGGACGTCTTTTACAGAATGGGACTCACTGACAAAGATATAGTCGCATTGTCTGGAGGCCACACACTG GGAAGAGCACATCCAGAGAGATCTGGCTTTGAGGGCCCTTGGACTAAAGAGCCTTTGAAATTTGACAACTCATATTTTGT GGAGCTTCTCAAGGAGGATTCAGAAGGTCTCTTGAAACTTCCCACTGATAAAGCTTTGGTTGAAGATCCACAGTTCCGCCTTTTTGTGGAACTTTACGCAAAG GACGAAGAGGCTTTCTTCAGAGACTATGCCGAGTCACACAAGAAGCTCTCCGAGCTTGGATTCACACCACCTTCATCTTGCTTCAAGTTACCAGTAAAGAACAGCACGGTGTTGGCACAAGGTGCTATTGGAGTTGCTGTTGCAGCAGCTGTAGTAATATTGGGTTACTTTTATGAAGTCAACAGGAGAATCAAGTAA